A genome region from Dickeya dadantii NCPPB 898 includes the following:
- a CDS encoding VOC family protein: protein MFSHIILGARDIDLMVRFYAAILGELGFVPVEEEPGGPAGQGWHIPGRRWPQFYVQVPLNGLPATWGNGVQVSFAVSSPQAVRHVWETALSLGGGDEGAPGLRAHYALDYYGAYCRDPEGNKLCFVYTPEFDNTVGGLA, encoded by the coding sequence ATGTTCAGTCATATCATCCTCGGTGCCCGGGATATCGACCTTATGGTCCGCTTCTATGCCGCTATTCTGGGTGAGCTTGGGTTTGTCCCGGTTGAGGAGGAGCCGGGAGGCCCGGCGGGGCAAGGGTGGCATATCCCGGGGCGACGCTGGCCGCAGTTCTATGTTCAGGTTCCGCTAAATGGTTTGCCGGCAACCTGGGGAAATGGGGTGCAGGTCAGCTTCGCCGTCAGTTCGCCGCAGGCTGTGCGTCACGTTTGGGAAACCGCGTTATCGCTGGGAGGCGGCGACGAAGGCGCGCCAGGGCTTCGCGCGCACTATGCCCTTGACTATTATGGCGCTTACTGCCGTGACCCGGAGGGAAACAAGCTGTGTTTTGTCTATACCCCTGAGTTTGACAATACCGTCGGTGGATTGGCATAA
- a CDS encoding iron-containing alcohol dehydrogenase — MLDFEYFNPTRILFGPRKLTEIVKYIPENARILITYGGDSARKYGTLDEIRQTLIDHYTCFEFGGIEPNPQYATLMRAVDVVKANKIDFLLAICGGSVVDGTKFIAAASTQDDIWNTWLARAPIQSALPFGCVMTLPATGSEMNATAVVSHKQSGAKAGYSHPLLFPKFAVLDPRKSYTLPSRQVANGVVDAFVHVLEQYLTYPVYGKVQDRFAEGLLLTLIEEGPKAIQTPESYDVRATLTWSATLALNGLIGAGVPQDWATHRIGHQLTSLFGLDHAQTLAVLLPALLDVQRRTKHDKLVQYALRVWNLTAADEDSLISLAIEKTRDFFESMGVKTRMRDYNLSESAIDDILANLDKFHLLPQGEHQDIDRAAAHRILRQSY, encoded by the coding sequence ATGCTGGATTTTGAGTATTTCAACCCGACAAGAATCCTGTTTGGGCCAAGAAAACTGACTGAGATTGTCAAATACATTCCAGAAAATGCCCGCATACTAATAACTTATGGCGGAGACAGCGCCAGAAAATACGGCACACTGGATGAAATCCGACAGACATTAATCGACCATTATACCTGCTTCGAATTTGGCGGTATCGAACCCAACCCTCAATATGCGACGTTGATGCGCGCCGTCGATGTCGTGAAAGCCAACAAGATTGACTTTTTGCTGGCGATATGCGGCGGCTCGGTGGTTGACGGAACAAAATTCATCGCCGCCGCAAGCACACAGGATGATATCTGGAATACCTGGCTTGCCAGGGCGCCAATCCAGTCTGCTTTGCCGTTCGGGTGCGTAATGACATTACCGGCGACCGGCTCGGAAATGAACGCCACAGCCGTGGTATCCCACAAGCAATCCGGCGCCAAAGCCGGCTATAGTCACCCACTGTTATTTCCCAAATTCGCGGTTCTCGATCCACGGAAATCCTACACTTTGCCATCGCGTCAGGTCGCTAATGGCGTAGTGGATGCATTTGTGCACGTACTGGAACAGTATCTGACCTATCCGGTCTACGGCAAAGTGCAGGATCGGTTTGCAGAAGGGTTACTGCTGACCTTAATAGAAGAAGGCCCCAAAGCCATACAGACACCGGAAAGCTATGATGTTCGCGCGACGCTTACCTGGAGCGCCACGCTGGCCCTCAACGGGTTGATCGGCGCCGGCGTACCGCAGGACTGGGCAACGCACCGTATCGGTCACCAGTTAACATCGCTTTTCGGACTGGACCATGCGCAAACGCTGGCGGTTCTTCTGCCTGCCTTGCTTGATGTGCAGCGGCGCACAAAGCATGACAAGCTGGTGCAGTACGCCCTCCGGGTATGGAATCTTACCGCGGCGGATGAGGATAGCCTGATTTCACTGGCTATCGAGAAAACACGAGATTTCTTTGAGTCCATGGGGGTAAAAACCCGCATGCGCGACTACAACCTGTCCGAATCCGCCATTGACGATATTTTGGCGAATCTGGACAAATTTCATTTGTTGCCGCAGGGGGAACACCAGGATATTGACCGCGCCGCCGCCCACCGGATTTTGCGTCAAAGTTATTAA
- a CDS encoding anti-virulence regulator CigR family protein has product MSKYSFSVLAMLLATSVFSVSVPVSAEPGGKGPGNGGPDYQWQRDNPHQQGGHPGPARSSMPDNGGRSPDHNRFSYNDARRLAVDHGFTGYRGLPPGVAKNLARGKPLPPGIARRAVPPEMLRGLPSYPGYEWQIVGKDLVLIALSTAVVTTIINGVFD; this is encoded by the coding sequence ATGTCTAAATACTCTTTTTCTGTGCTGGCGATGCTGCTGGCTACCTCTGTTTTTTCGGTTTCGGTGCCGGTATCGGCGGAGCCAGGTGGTAAAGGGCCGGGCAATGGCGGACCCGATTATCAATGGCAACGCGATAACCCTCACCAGCAGGGTGGGCATCCGGGTCCGGCTCGGTCATCTATGCCCGATAATGGCGGACGATCGCCGGATCATAATCGTTTCTCCTATAATGATGCGCGGCGTCTTGCCGTCGATCATGGCTTCACCGGCTATCGCGGGCTTCCCCCCGGCGTAGCGAAGAATCTGGCCAGGGGGAAACCACTGCCGCCGGGGATTGCACGTCGTGCCGTACCGCCGGAAATGTTGCGCGGGTTGCCGTCTTACCCAGGGTATGAGTGGCAGATTGTCGGTAAAGACTTGGTATTGATTGCGCTCAGCACGGCGGTGGTGACCACCATTATCAATGGCGTGTTTGACTGA
- the flhD gene encoding flagellar transcriptional regulator FlhD, translated as MGTSELLKHIYDINLSYLLLAQRLINDEKASAMFRLGINEEMAEALMQMTLPQMVKLAETNQLICHFRFSDHNTIKLLTQESRVDDLQQIHTGILLSSHLLQELSSKEEGLPKKRA; from the coding sequence ATGGGTACCTCTGAATTGCTCAAGCACATTTATGACATCAATTTGTCTTATTTGTTACTGGCTCAGCGATTAATAAATGACGAAAAAGCATCAGCAATGTTTCGGTTGGGTATCAATGAAGAAATGGCCGAAGCATTGATGCAGATGACTTTGCCGCAAATGGTAAAGCTCGCTGAAACCAATCAGTTAATATGTCATTTCCGCTTCAGTGATCACAATACGATTAAGTTATTAACACAAGAATCCCGGGTTGACGATCTGCAACAGATCCATACCGGTATTTTGTTGTCGAGTCATTTATTACAAGAGCTGTCTTCAAAAGAAGAAGGCTTGCCTAAGAAAAGGGCATAA
- the dsrB gene encoding protein DsrB yields the protein MNVNDVVTVKTDGEVRREGVILAVEPFQEGTMYLIALEDYPEGIWFFNELSSPEGVFVEPRQPADK from the coding sequence TTGAACGTAAATGATGTGGTGACGGTAAAGACCGATGGCGAAGTGCGCAGAGAAGGGGTCATTCTGGCTGTGGAACCGTTTCAGGAAGGGACCATGTACCTGATCGCGCTGGAGGATTATCCCGAGGGGATCTGGTTCTTCAACGAGCTTAGCAGCCCGGAAGGGGTCTTTGTCGAACCGCGTCAACCTGCGGACAAATAA